TTTATCATACGTAATGGATTTAAGTAGCAATGAAAACTCCAATGTCGTCAGTGATATTTCATTTTGTAGAACTTTGGATCACATTTAGCCATTTCACCCCATTTTGAATGTattcagaaaataaaatattttttgtcaCATGATTCTTGTTTTTGAATACTAATATGAGCTCATCCTTTATACAGATGCACCAAATGCAATGCACAATATACCAAACAACTACAActcctaactgagtgaaatgacccggaAGTCTTTTAAGTGGAAGCCGTGATAAGAGCACGTTGAATTCTCTAAATTCTTAGAAGTGCTTCAGTGCTTCCTTTCGTATCTCCTTTAGCTTAGGTTACACAGGACCAtatactatatatgtctatgcacaGGACCATCCTTTCCGAAAGGACCTATATATGTCCCTATGGTACCTccccacaattccttgcggTCGCGTCAGCAACCCAATCAACAACCGATCAGCATGACCCACGTCAATAACATCCGCCCAATTagtagcctagtgtaagtgcagtctCTTAGCACCGCAGTTGTCTTCCTGAGCACTTATTCATTCTGTTTCAtatctttccttgacctcatgacgtTTTCCATCGAGGACAAGGAAAAGTGGTTAGCAAAAGACGATCGGACAGACTGTGTTTCTACagtgacttttattttgaaattacCTTTTACCCGGAAGCAATGGGTTGTTGCTAGTCTTCAGTCGTGTATGGCGTTGTTTGCTTGAAGGGACATTAGAGAAATGTGGTATATTATTAACCACCGCTATTTAAACGATTACATTTAGTAGGTTTCGACATATAAGTACATTTGTAATGTCAGCTAAGAAACGATCTAGAGAGAAGGAGGATAAGAGAGAACATAAAAGACACAAGGAATCAAAAGACGAGGAGGACAAATtcaaaaaacatacaaaaaaacttAATCTCGATGTGCAGAAAATCAAGCATGTGGAGACTTTGTAAGTCGTGTGCATTGATGTAAAAACTTTTGGTTTTAGTGCATTATTAATGTTTTCCTCCGTGGAGACTAAGTTGGTTCTCCTACTGTGCGATTGGGTATGATACACATGATGTATTAACACAGATTCGTCTTGATTTGATCTCGCTCAGCCGAAACCCAGGTTCTCGTTTTCAGAATAGCATAGCTTCAACTAAAATTTGACGTCAACTAATATTTTGCTTTCCCCTTTTACAGCTATGAAAACCCACCTCCTGGACTCATAAAGGTTCGTTTAGCTCAAAGATAACTAAGTTGCGTTGCCGCAGCATGTGTGGTGTCTGTCTCGCGCTTTATAAGTCAGTACCATGGCCTCCCCTGTCATCACTGCAAAAAAGGCTATACGATAGCTCTGTCTGGGGGTGTAGGTATTTAGTAATACACAGCAGACCGGCTTTTGCAGGAATATGACGATCGGCCGGAGGACTGCATCCCTGATGACCCAGGCAACGAGCAGGCACGGGGCTTCCTGGCCAGTGCGCCCACCAAAGGTTTATGGATGCCCCTGGGAAAAGAGGTGAAAGTCATGCAGTGTAAGTAGTCCTCGTTCTTGATTCATATGAACACATGAAGCCAACACAGGCAATAGACACAATTGTCACAGTGTAATACTATGTAAACATAGCCACTGCTTTCTTGTTACAACACTATTCCGTAATCATTAAACAACACTAGAAGTCCATCTGAATTTCActtgtgacagagagggaagtgTTTAAAGCATATCCATACAGTTGCGTTCAGTAACCAAGAGTTTTACATAAACATTCCTGATGAGTGTCAGATGTTTGCCCATgcagtgttttgttattttgtgttaAGGCATTGGCTAATTTGCTATGGTGAGTAAATAACACCATGGTGGTTTATTTTGACAATTTGTAATGAACGACATGCCATGACTTGATTTGTAAACGTCAGTGAATCAATATCATAATCAGACCAGAAGGTGTCACTCGTGTGCATGTTGTAAATGGACAGAGACTTGTCATCCTAGTCGATCTGTAATGAGTGTGGGGTAGTTAGCTTACAGATAACGTAAATCCCGTACTTGTGTACTCCACAAAGAACAATGCCATCCATTGTTTGTTCAGCGTAGCTTCTGGACccactgtgtttttctattGTACTGGGCACGGGAGCATTCAAACATGTTACACAAGTCTGTGGCTGTTCCTCCTTGGAGGGGGAATGTTGGAATGTATTCAGTCATACATTGTCAAGAGTTGAATAAATCCAGATTATTGAAGGGAGGGTTTgggctgaaggtggtggtggtgaggggtgggtgggggtggggggtggggggcagtgtaAGCCTAACCAATGTTTTTCAATGAGGGTGATGTTACGAACAATCAAGGGTCTGTCAACAGACCATCCTCATTGACAAACATGGGCTTCACTGCATTTTTGACAGGGCTGTTTTCTCTTCTCAAACCCAGCGCTGTTCAGTTTAGAGTGAAAATGCTGTGCAATGCTTTTCTGAATTGCAAAGTTTGACAGTGAAGCGAAAACTGCTgaatatgatttatttttccatACCTTTAAACTAGATAATTAGGCATTTCCTGACATCTCCCCAGACTGCTTGTTTGGGACATTGAAGGGAAAAGAAAATTGAGGAAATTTCCCCTGCTGTATAATTTCTTATATGGTGGTGATACGTGTGGGAGGGGACATAGCAGTTTGTTTTCCAAATAATCTGTCCTGTAAACTATATACAATCATTAAGTTTAATTTTGTCATTAGCAGATTGGCAGTTATTACCTTTTCCAAGGAGactcactgtgtttgtgtgttttgtatttggcTCATGCAGGTTGGAGATGCAAACGCTATGGTCACAGGACAGGAGACAAAGAGTGTCCGTTCTTTATCAAGGGAAACCAGAAACTGGAGCAGTTCAGGGTGGTGCGTGTCCTTGTCAGTGTTGTATAAATGTGTCACATTGTCCTAAGCCTGCCACAAAGTCAATACTTGAAGTTACAAAGTCTCGGCAGAGATGTCCTGCAGATGCTCCCATTTCAGTTTGATGGGTCACACAACGTGTACATAGCTTACTCTTGTAGCTCAACTGGTGTGGAGCTATCATTCTCTTTTTATTTAGTCTTTTTATTCTTAAGTCAATGTTTGAACAAGGCTAATATAAACATGTTGATTTTAGTATTAGTTTTGAAGTCATTATTCAAGTTCCAGTGACTaccaagtttaaaaaaaaatatgtaccATTAGATTATAGGCTTTTGCCATAGTATTAATATTGTGCGGATAAGTGCTCTGAAATGCTGATGGAATTTGAGTGGTTGGTGGTTGATGTCTTGTAATCTGTTAATGGATGAGGTGTTGTAGACTTCCtgtgctgacgtgtgtgtgtgtgtgtgtgtgtgtgtgtgtgtgtgtgtgtgtgtgtgtgtgtgtgtgtgtgtgtgtgtgtgcgtgcgtgcgtgcgtgtgcaggcTCATGAGGACCCCATGTATGACCTGATCAGGGAGAACAAACGCAACGAAAAGGAGACGCGGTGAGTTTTTAAAACGGTTAACCTCAAAGCCGAAGTGTGATGTGCGGgcaaaaacagtttttttttttagttggtTGCGTAAGGGCAGTGAGCTCTTTCCTCAGCAGCCATCTGAGATGATGTTTCTTGTAAGAGATTCAACCAAAAACATCCAAGATTAGAATCACATAGCTGACGGGAGCAGTAAAAGCAAAacaacacattctttttttccctttccgcGTCGGCGTCTTTTCGTTGACCCACCTTTTGTAGCTGCAGCTTCCACAGCCTCACAGGTCTCAGCCTGCACTGGAGATAGCAGTAAACATGTCAATCATATCTCTGCACTCCAGCACAGCTGGGCAGTAAACAGACGGTAAAACAAaagttactctctctttcttgagGAGAACCTTGAACTTGAAGATGCAGCATTGTCCGCCTATTAAAAAGCGAAATGACTCAAACCACATTACTTCAAGAACAGCTCTGTGGGTTATAGAAATTGTATTATGCTTGacatgtgggtgggtgtaatAGGTTTTGGATGTAATGGGGTCTTGTTAGCAAAATGAAATTGCACCAGCTGGAAGCTGCTAACCTGCAGTGTGGACTCATAAAGTGTAGCAACTAATCGGAAACTAGGCTAATCACAAGAGCTAATGCCATTTGAGCTCTGAAGTAGAATGGTATATGGTTTAAATGCATGCAGTGCGATTACCAGACCCCTCAGTAAGTAACTCGACTCGAAGAGCAAAATGCTAATAATACTGACATCATAGGTGCAATAcccagcatgcacacatactaaTAAATTGGAAATCATTTTGGATACAAGCAtcagctgaatgaatgaatacaaatgCAGTTCTTTTCCCCCCCTGCTGTCGATTTGTGGAATGTGCTGTACAAACCTCTGGTATTATGGCAACACCTTCCCTATAGTTTCTGCTAGTCAGTCTCTGACCCAGTGGAATGGGAGGCATGCCCAGACAAGAGAAGCAAGCTGCAGAACAAAAAAGTTACATAATGCATGTAGTGTAGAATACCCTGAATAATACAAATTTGAACTCCGATGATGCTATACTTCGGAACAGACTTTTTTTCGGGAACATTTAAGCGTGTACATCCTCTATGTGAAGCGAAGCGTGGTGTATGTTAATGATCCTGCCCTGGCGAGGGGAGAGCGGAGACCGGGGGAACAAATAATTGATGAACTGAAGAGGTTTTAATTGTTTCCTCTGGTTCTTAATTGTCAAAGATGATTTTGCACAGAAGTCTCCAAGAGTGCTGGTGCAGACTAATCGCCCTGTGGCAATGCAGGCAAGATGCAGAGGAGTGAAGTGTTCTGTTCAGTCCTCTGTCACATACAGACCTAGTGTAGTGCAAGGATATTGAGGTGGTATTGATTTGCCGGCTCAAATTATACGGAGCATTATGATCAGTGCCAGAGGGGATGGGATCCATAAAAAAATAGTATGTTCCATACTTGGGGAGCTCTAACACAGAGCAATGCAATGTTTTTATGGTACTGCGAGTCACTTATGGGAGAAGTGTTTGTGAAATGCAATAGAACTGTAA
The sequence above is drawn from the Clupea harengus chromosome 19, Ch_v2.0.2, whole genome shotgun sequence genome and encodes:
- the rp9 gene encoding retinitis pigmentosa 9 protein, which encodes MSAKKRSREKEDKREHKRHKESKDEEDKFKKHTKKLNLDVQKIKHVETFYENPPPGLIKEYDDRPEDCIPDDPGNEQARGFLASAPTKGLWMPLGKEVKVMQCWRCKRYGHRTGDKECPFFIKGNQKLEQFRVAHEDPMYDLIRENKRNEKETRIQQLRQLLQDSTSDDSDSSSSSSSSSSSSSSHGQKKKKRAKEKEKKKREKKKPKQKKKKRKNVHKHKSKTSKSDSDSD